The following is a genomic window from SAR324 cluster bacterium.
AGGGCATCTTGATGCTCTCGTTCGGTGACCTCATAGACCCAATGGATACTTGAACCAGGTAGGATGTCGTGAAACTGATTGATCAGCAGAGTTTTCCAAATCTTGTCCAATTCCTGCTGGGGGTAGTCTTTGAGTGAACCCAATGATAGGAGATATTCCGTAGCTCTGAGACTCTGCTCAAGCATTCGATTATTGCGCTTGGTTCTCGCTTGCGTAGTTAGGGTACCCCGATGCAATTCCAGATAGAGTTCTCCACTCCAAACAGGGAGCTCTTCTGTTTTTTCAGAAATTCGCTCAAAGAACTGATCTGCTCGTCCAAAACTGACCCTAGGCACTCCCTCAAGATTTTTTTGTCGTAAACCACGCTCAATCATTTCGGCAGTCGGACCACCTCCCCCGTCTCCTACTCCGAAGAGGCACATCATTTCGTCAAGTACCCCTTTCTCAACAAAATTTCGCTCGGTTTTTTGTAAATCGTAGGGTTGAAGCTGGCTGTTGTAAGTGTCTTCAGGCGGAAAATGAGTAAGGACTTCTGTTCCATCAATTCCACGCCATAGGAAGGTAGAGTACGGGAAACGATTAAACTGGCTCCAGCTCATCTTTTGTGTGAGGAAGTGTTCTAAGCCACCTAGCTTGAGAATCTGTGGCATGGATGCGGAGTAGCCAAAAACGTCAGGGATCCAACAGTTATTTACATCTACCCCAAACTCATCCATGTAGAAGTTCTTGCCATGAAGAATCTGGCGAACCATGGATTCGCCACTGATCAGGTTACAGTCCGGTTCGATCCACATTCCTCCTTGCAGTTCCCAGCGACCTCCGGCGACTGCTTCTCGAATTTTCTCATAAAGTTCAGGGTAGTGATCTTTGACAAATTGATAATGCTGTGGTTGGGAAGCCCCGAAAACATATTCGGGGTATGTCTCCATCAGATCCAATTGGCTGGCGAAGGTGCGAGCAGATTTTCGGATAGTTTCTCGAACCGGCCAAAGCCAACCGGTGTCGATGTGAGCATGGCCAACAGCGTTGATTGTGGGTGCACTCGCATTAGCAGATTGTTGTAAGAGAGGCTGCAGCATTTCCCGGCACTGTCCAACGTTCGCTTCAGCATCCTTGAAAATATTGGTAACCTTGACCAGCCCTTCTAAAATACGAGCATACCTTGTACTACTGTCAGGCACAGAATCCAAGAGTCCATTCAACACCTCCATATCCAGCCAGAAATCATAGAGATCACGCTTGAATCGGGCGAGCCTCATACGATTGACAATACCCCGGTAACTGCCATGCCGACTGATTGTGTCTCCTGGTCGTAGAGTAGCTGCCGTGGAGGCAACTTGATTTCCAGAAGCTTCGATAGTGTTTTTGCCACGTTCAGGATCACGTGGTCGATGGATGCCCATAATTGAATTGGCAGCTGCCTCTACCCAAAGTTCTATTTGGGGATTTTTCAGAACTGGTGCAGCAAGCCTAAAATTGTGGCGGGTGATTCTTCCAAAGACACTTCCATTCGTGAGCCCTTGAAGTGGAATACCTTCTGGCGAAAAGACGAGGGCTTCTCCGTTGAAATCAAGGTGGGCAACCACTTCACCATTTGCCCAATCCTCTGGGATCTTCCCCAACAGGTGAAACCAAGCACTGTCCCAAGTTTGGCCCCACTCTTCTCCCTCTTGGATGGCCTGATACTCAAGGTCTAGACGTTGTTGAAAGGGTATAGGGTCCTTACTCTTTGCGAAACGCCCCTCCAGGATTACATGGTCTGCAAGAATCCTCTGCTCCAGACGATCCATAAATTGCTGCACTTTAGCGCGGTAAAGCTTTCTTTGGACTTCTAGAATCAAATTTCCTCTTTCATTTTGCAAACGTTTGTATTTAAATAATGACGAACACTATGAATTCATGTGATATTTGTCAAGAAGAAATTATCAGTTTATCAGAAAAGCTTAAGTAGAGATTTATATGGTACTCGAGTATTTATTGGGATCTTAAAGCTCGGGTTTTGTATTTTAGAAATTAACAGGGAGCAAGCCTGATGAGCCATCTGATTGAAATCTTGTTGGCAAATAAAAACTTCTAAAAACGGTGTTGTGTTTCCCAACCACTGATCAAAAACCCCGATAAGTAG
Proteins encoded in this region:
- a CDS encoding glycoside hydrolase family 38 C-terminal domain-containing protein; protein product: MILEVQRKLYRAKVQQFMDRLEQRILADHVILEGRFAKSKDPIPFQQRLDLEYQAIQEGEEWGQTWDSAWFHLLGKIPEDWANGEVVAHLDFNGEALVFSPEGIPLQGLTNGSVFGRITRHNFRLAAPVLKNPQIELWVEAAANSIMGIHRPRDPERGKNTIEASGNQVASTAATLRPGDTISRHGSYRGIVNRMRLARFKRDLYDFWLDMEVLNGLLDSVPDSSTRYARILEGLVKVTNIFKDAEANVGQCREMLQPLLQQSANASAPTINAVGHAHIDTGWLWPVRETIRKSARTFASQLDLMETYPEYVFGASQPQHYQFVKDHYPELYEKIREAVAGGRWELQGGMWIEPDCNLISGESMVRQILHGKNFYMDEFGVDVNNCWIPDVFGYSASMPQILKLGGLEHFLTQKMSWSQFNRFPYSTFLWRGIDGTEVLTHFPPEDTYNSQLQPYDLQKTERNFVEKGVLDEMMCLFGVGDGGGGPTAEMIERGLRQKNLEGVPRVSFGRADQFFERISEKTEELPVWSGELYLELHRGTLTTQARTKRNNRMLEQSLRATEYLLSLGSLKDYPQQELDKIWKTLLINQFHDILPGSSIHWVYEVTEREHQDALETCERLRSESAEQLFDQDKYAITLINTLNVAYERQIELPENWKGGLQDEDGNDHPVQQDTDGKLSALVRLAPQEIKTLRLSNATQQTKKADALILENQLVRYEFNQHAQLVAALDLETGESILADGAVGNVLTLYEDRPHNWDAWEIDISYEDMVVETAESHAWQSLGAGPVSQSLLFKLKIGNSRIDQRITLQTNSKALEFDTKVDWQECHRMLRTSFPVNVQTDYATCDIQYGHVQRPTHRNTTWDMARFEVAAQKYVDLSDHQKGVALLNDCKYGHKLHENILDLHLLRAPTHPDPDADLGNHQFCYVLYPHNSPFQQSDVIEQAQQLNQAPLSIQGKPISPIQPPVIVESSDVGLEVLKKAEKENCLVLRVVERKGRKSEATIRLTDSNQNLKSTDLMEWNDSGEAVGGELKLTLKPFEIMTFKITQSS